In a single window of the Flavivirga spongiicola genome:
- a CDS encoding GNAT family N-acetyltransferase, protein MEIKNCTIKDIDEIFRLYKMASDYQKTKKKVVVWPNFKRELVETEINENRQWKMIIDGEIACLWAITFEDEQIWEEKNKDSAIYIHRITTNSNFRGNRFVAKIVEWAKEYAKLMGKQFVRLDTLGNNVRLIEHYKNAGFEFLGMFNLKNTDNLPEHYHNVPACLFEIDLNK, encoded by the coding sequence ATGGAAATTAAAAACTGTACAATTAAAGACATTGATGAAATTTTTAGACTTTATAAAATGGCATCAGACTATCAAAAGACAAAGAAAAAAGTGGTAGTATGGCCAAATTTCAAAAGAGAACTTGTCGAAACTGAAATTAACGAAAATCGACAATGGAAAATGATAATCGATGGTGAAATTGCCTGCCTATGGGCAATTACTTTCGAAGACGAACAAATTTGGGAAGAAAAAAATAAAGATAGTGCCATTTACATTCATAGAATTACGACCAATTCGAATTTTAGGGGAAATCGTTTTGTTGCAAAAATTGTAGAGTGGGCTAAGGAATATGCTAAATTAATGGGCAAGCAGTTTGTCAGACTTGATACTTTAGGAAACAACGTTAGATTAATCGAACATTATAAAAATGCAGGGTTTGAGTTTTTAGGTATGTTCAACCTCAAAAATACCGATAATTTACCTGAACATTATCACAATGTTCCAGCTTGTTTATTTGAAATAGATTTGAATAAATAA
- a CDS encoding DUF4292 domain-containing protein yields the protein MEIRSQLILVFLVLLVFNCKSSKTVVEGEANYNLSTKQLIKENAKQAPNFKTLKSTLKITYTQKGDSQTHSVSFRAKKDEALWISATFSIVKALVTPEKVSFYNKLDNTYFDGDYKYLSDLLGTELDFQKVQNLLLGETIFNLKDDTYKGSVDDGSYVLQPKRQRALFEIFFLFDPSHFKVKSQQISQPKEFRHLQIDYLSHQEVEKQILPEKIKVIALETNEETIINLEFKNVSLNEELRFPFKIPSGFKEIKL from the coding sequence ATGGAAATACGCTCTCAACTCATTTTAGTTTTTTTAGTCTTATTAGTATTTAATTGTAAATCATCAAAAACGGTTGTTGAGGGAGAAGCTAATTATAATCTTTCTACAAAACAATTGATAAAAGAAAACGCAAAACAAGCACCTAATTTTAAAACGCTTAAGTCTACTCTTAAAATAACCTATACACAAAAAGGAGATTCACAAACACATTCGGTAAGCTTTAGAGCTAAAAAGGATGAAGCCTTATGGATTAGTGCCACGTTTTCGATAGTAAAAGCATTAGTGACACCAGAAAAAGTTAGTTTTTATAATAAGCTGGATAACACTTATTTTGATGGTGATTATAAATACCTAAGTGATTTATTGGGTACCGAATTAGACTTTCAAAAAGTTCAAAATTTATTATTGGGAGAAACCATATTTAATTTAAAAGATGATACCTATAAAGGTTCTGTTGATGATGGATCTTACGTACTTCAGCCTAAAAGACAACGCGCGCTTTTTGAAATATTCTTCTTATTTGATCCTTCTCATTTTAAAGTGAAGTCACAGCAAATATCACAACCAAAAGAGTTTAGACATTTACAGATTGATTACTTATCGCATCAAGAAGTTGAAAAGCAGATTCTTCCGGAAAAGATAAAAGTGATAGCTTTAGAAACTAATGAAGAAACGATTATAAATTTAGAGTTTAAAAATGTTAGCTTAAATGAGGAGTTACGATTTCCATTTAAAATACCATCAGGTTTTAAAGAAATAAAACTTTAA
- a CDS encoding DUF2721 domain-containing protein, translating into MEELTLTTPALLFSAISLIMLAYTNRFLAYAAIIRNLHDKYQREKDSVLIAQIKNIKHRLYLTRSMQIFGITSLLFCVLTMFLIYIQQHTIAVWIFGLALILLILSLAFLIWEIQISVKALEHHINDIENR; encoded by the coding sequence ATGGAAGAACTTACCTTAACAACTCCTGCTCTATTGTTTTCAGCAATATCTTTAATTATGTTAGCTTACACCAATAGATTTTTGGCTTATGCAGCTATAATACGGAACTTGCACGATAAATATCAAAGAGAAAAGGATTCCGTTTTAATAGCTCAAATTAAAAATATAAAACACCGCTTATATTTAACCCGTTCTATGCAAATTTTTGGCATTACCAGTTTGTTATTTTGTGTACTTACTATGTTCTTAATTTACATACAGCAGCATACTATTGCGGTTTGGATATTTGGTTTAGCACTTATTTTATTAATACTTTCTTTGGCTTTTTTAATTTGGGAAATTCAAATTTCAGTTAAAGCTTTAGAGCACCATATTAATGATATTGAGAATAGATAA
- a CDS encoding murein hydrolase activator EnvC family protein — protein sequence MLDKKSSYKIVFIIAFLLCGAFASSQNNKQKQLETRRQELRREIQKINELRAENKSKQKSQISLIEDFNYKISVLSNLIKVTNQQANLLTRKINSNQKKITVLRGELMELKKDYAAMIVRSYKSKNKQSRIMFLLSSDDFKQAYKRLQYIKQYSDHQKQQGETIKAKTSELQATNRDLQDQKEDKKRLIADNKVIQKSLESERKQHEVLMKSIKKNLSLYASQIKQKQREANRIDREIDRIIKAAIARSNKKAGKKVTGSKSFALTAEEKVLASNFIANKGKLPWPVERGVVRLGYGTQRHPIDKSLTIKSNGVRIATQKGAKVRAVFNGEVSEILKMKNVNPIVMIRHGSYLTIYKNLSNVHVKKGDKVSTKQVIGEVFTNPSNGETILSFTLSKGMNTENPASWIYKM from the coding sequence ATGTTAGATAAGAAGTCTTCATATAAAATAGTTTTTATTATAGCATTTTTGCTATGTGGGGCTTTTGCATCTTCTCAGAACAATAAGCAAAAGCAGTTAGAAACACGCCGGCAGGAATTACGCAGAGAAATTCAGAAAATTAATGAATTACGTGCCGAGAATAAGTCAAAACAAAAATCACAAATATCATTAATAGAAGATTTTAATTATAAGATAAGCGTGCTATCTAACCTGATTAAGGTTACCAATCAACAAGCTAATTTACTAACCCGTAAAATTAATTCGAACCAAAAGAAAATAACGGTTCTTAGAGGCGAATTAATGGAGTTAAAAAAGGATTATGCTGCCATGATAGTTAGATCCTATAAAAGTAAAAATAAACAAAGCAGAATCATGTTTTTGTTATCGTCTGATGATTTTAAACAAGCTTATAAACGATTACAGTATATAAAGCAGTATTCCGATCATCAAAAGCAGCAAGGAGAAACTATAAAAGCTAAAACATCCGAACTACAGGCTACAAATAGAGACCTGCAAGATCAGAAAGAAGACAAAAAGCGGTTAATTGCCGATAATAAAGTGATTCAAAAATCATTGGAATCAGAACGTAAGCAGCATGAGGTTTTAATGAAGTCAATTAAAAAGAACCTATCATTATATGCGTCTCAAATAAAACAAAAACAACGAGAAGCCAATAGAATTGATAGAGAAATAGACCGTATTATTAAAGCAGCTATTGCCAGATCTAATAAAAAAGCAGGAAAAAAAGTAACGGGCTCAAAAAGTTTTGCGTTGACGGCTGAGGAAAAAGTTTTGGCGTCTAACTTTATAGCCAACAAAGGTAAATTACCATGGCCGGTGGAAAGAGGTGTCGTAAGGTTAGGCTATGGCACACAACGCCATCCTATTGATAAATCATTAACAATTAAAAGTAACGGTGTACGGATTGCTACGCAAAAGGGCGCTAAAGTTAGGGCTGTTTTTAATGGTGAAGTGAGCGAAATACTTAAAATGAAAAATGTAAACCCCATTGTGATGATTCGCCATGGAAGTTATTTAACTATCTACAAAAACCTATCTAACGTCCATGTTAAAAAAGGTGATAAAGTATCCACTAAACAAGTCATTGGTGAAGTTTTTACGAATCCCTCAAATGGTGAGACTATTTTAAGTTTTACATTATCTAAAGGGATGAATACAGAAAATCCGGCTTCGTGGATTTATAAAATGTGA